One Streptomyces umbrinus genomic window, GATCCCTGCGTGAGTGAACTGGTGGGGGACGCGCGGCAGTTGTCGCCGTCGGCGCAGGAGGCCCTTCGGTTGCGGGCAGTGGCCGCGTTGGTGGCGGGCCGGACTCGCGAGGATGTCGCGTCGGTGTTCCAGGTCTCGCTCAAGGCCGTGGACAACTGGTGGGCGAAGTGGCTGGCTGGCGGACACGAGGCGCTCGTGGCCCAGCCGCGTGGGCGCCGGGTCGGGGAACATCAGGTTCTCGACGCGGTCGAGCAGCAGGCGGTCCGGCAGGCCGTGCTGGATCACCGGCCCTGTGACCTGGGGCTGGCCGGGCAGCTTGGGACGCGTGCTGGCGTGGGGGACCTGATTGCGAAGCTGTACCGGGTGAAGCCGACCGAGCAGGGCGTGGGCAAGCACCTGCGCCGCTGGGGCCTGTCGTTCCAGCGCCCGGACAAGCGGCCCGTCGAGCAGAACCTGGAGGCGGTGCGCGTCTGGCGGGAGGAGACCTGGCCGGCGATCCGTGCGAAAGCGAAGACCGAGGGCGGCGAGGTCCTCTTCGCCGACCAGGTCGGCATCCGCTCCGACCAGGTCACCGGCCGCACCTGGGGCGCCAAGGGGTGCACCCCCATCGTGCGCCGCACGGGCAACCGGTTCTCGGTGAACGCGATGTCCGCGATCAGCACGAAGGGCCGGATGCACTTCATGGTGTTCACCGAGACCTTCGACGCCGACGTGATGTGCCGCTTCCTCGACCGGCTCGCAGGCCACTTCGACCACAAGGTCCACCTCGTCGTGGACGGCCACTCCGCGCACCGCTCCCGCAAGGTCCGCACCTGGCTCGCCGATCACCCGGACCGGATCGAGCTGCACTTCCTGCCGTCGTACTCGCCGGAGCTGAACCCCGACGAGCTGGTCAACGCCGACCTCAAACGGAGCCTGCCGATGCACAGCCGGGCCCGCGACCAGGCCCAACTCGCCGCCGAGACCCGCCGGTTCTTCCACCGACGCCAACGCCAGCCACACATCGTCCGCGGCTACTTCGGCGGCCCGTACGTTCGCTACATTCTCGAATAGAACCCTTTGAGTTTCGGATCAATAGCCTATCGGTCGGCAAAGCGAAGTGCCCGCATTCAGAGTGGCGGCCTTTCAACGCCAAGGACATCGCCGACGTGATCATGACGCTCACCCCGGAGCGGGACGTTGACATCCCCGAACTCGCCCGTCTCGCGGATGAGTTCCACCTGGCGCCTGAACTGCTGGAACTGCTGCGCCTGTGGGGGGAGTGGGATCCGGAGGGCATCGGCCGCTTGGAGGCGCTGTTCAAGGCCCTCGGCCCCGCGGCGGTACGGGAGGAGGCCCGGCGCCGCAAGGAGTGGCGGAAGCAGGACACCGGCGCGCGGCCCGGAGGATCCGCGCACCCTGCTCTACGGCATGCGACTCACCCCGTCGCCTCCGCCCCGCGTCCGGACCGGGTCCCCGACCGGGCCGTGGCCCACGACTTCGACCGCGGCACCCTGCTGCTGACCCCGGTCGCCGACTTCCTTCTGGTCTCGGACGCGAGCGCCCGCCGGCGGTCCCGCGAACCGCGGTCCCACCCGGCGGGTGTCCGTGAAGATCTGTCGGGCGAAGTAGCCGTCCGCGTTGCCGCCGACGGCCTTCGCCGTGGTCAGGAGGGGCGGAGTTCGACGACGACGCGATAGCTGGCGGGCTCCGAGGTGATGTGCAGGCCCGGGTCGTCGAACATGCGCTGCAACGACGCATGCCACTCGGGATTTCCGGTGGCCTTGTCGAGCGCGGTGCCCGAGCTCCACTCGGCGACGTGCACGAATCGCGTCTCGGGCGCGTCGGCGAGGGGGCGGTGCAGACGGGAGCGGAGGAAGCCCGGCTGCGTCGACATGATCCGGGCGTTCTCCTGGTACACCTCGGCGAAATAGTCGGCCTCGTCCGCGGGCACGGTGTACCTCTTGATGACGGTGACCGGGCCGTCGACGCCGGTCTCCGAATCCAGGGAATGACTCATGCCACCCTGTCCGGCGACGAGTCGACGGTGTGACGAGCCGCCGGGCTTTTTTGCCGGGTCATTACCTGGCAGACGGTGCGCAAGGGCCGTACCGCGTGGGGCCGGGGGCGGTCTTGACGAATGACGAGTGGGTTCGGCCGACTCAGATAAGATGCATGGACATAGGCATGGCGGAGCGATACTTGCGGCAAAGGGCGGACATTATGCCTGATATCGCGCCGCTGCGGGGGCGACGCGACGAGCTGGCGGAACTGGAAGCTCTGGTGCGCCGTGCCCGCGTCGGCCACAGTCGGGCACTGGTCGCCTGCGGCGAGGCCGGCGTCGGCAAGACGGCGCTCCTGGACCACGTCATCGCGAGTGCCGAGGCAACCGTCCGCACCGAGCGCATCGTCGCCTCGCAGTCCGAGATGGAACTCGCCTACGCCGGCCCCCAGGCGCTCTGCGGGCACATGATGGATTCGGCCGCCCGGCTGCCGGCCCCGCAGCAGGAGGCCATCGAAGCGGCGTTCGGACTGCGCAGCGCCGCCGCTCCGAGCCCGTTCCTCGTCGGGCTGGCGTTGCTGGGGCTGCTCACCGAGGCCGCGGAGGACCGCGGACTGCTGTGCGTCGTCGACGACGCACAGTGGCTCGACCACGCCTCGGCGCGCGCCCTCGCGTTCGCCGCCCGGCGGCTGGACGCGGAAGGCATCGCCCTGGTGCCCGTCATGCGCCAGCCCGACGAGGTGTTCGCGGGCCTGGCGCACATGGTCGTGGAAGGGCTGGGCCACGAGGACGCGCGCGAAATCCTGCGCCTGGCGGTGCCCGGCGGTCTCGACCAGCGGGTCCGCGACCAGCTCATCGCGGAGGCTCGCGGCAACCCGCTCGCGCTGCGGGAGCTGCCCCGGGCCCTGAACCCCGCCCAGATCGCCAGCGGCCTCACCCTGAGCAGCACCCTGCCGCTGGAGAACCGCATCGAGCAGAGCCTGGTCGTCCAGCTCGCCTCGCTGCCCGCACCAGCGCGCAGCCTGCTGCTGGCGGCCGCCGAGCCCACCGGTGACCCCGGACTGCTGTGGCGGGCGAGCGCGGTACTGGGACTGGGACCGGACGCTTTCGACGCGGCCAAGGACGCCGAGGCGCTCGTCGTCGGCACTCGCGTCGGCTTCCGTCATCCGCTGGTGCGGTCGGCCGTGTACCGGGCGGCGTCACCGGCGGACCGGCGCCGCGTCCACGACGCCCTGGCGGACGTCACCAGCGCCGAGCACAACCCGGACCGCCGAGCCTGGCACCGGGCCAGCGCCACCCTGCACCCGGACGATGGGGTCGCCGCCGATCTCGAGCGGTCCGCGGCGCGTGCGCGCACACGCGGCGGCCCGGCTGCGGCGGGCGCGTTCCTGGAGAGGGCGGCGGAGCTCACCCCCTCGCCGTTCCACCGCGGACAGCGGCTGATCGCGGCCGCCGAGGCCAAGCACGACGCGGGCGCGCCGGGCGCCGCCCTCCGCCTGCTCGAGTCCGCCCGCGCCCTCCCGCTCACCACGTTGCAGGAGGCGCTAGTCGCGCGGCTGCACGCTCGGGCCGGATACGCGCTGCGGCGTGATCGCAGCGGGGTGCAGCACCTGCTCGCCGCGGCGCAGGGACTCGAAGGGCTCGACCCGGTGCTCGCCCGCGACACCTACGTCGAGGCGCTGGCAGCCGCGACCTACGGCGGCCGGCTCGGCGACGCCGAACAGGTGGCCGCCGTCGCGAACGCGATCCTCGCGGCGACGCCCGCCGCAGAGGAGTCCGACCGGGCGGGCGACCTCATTCTGCGCGGCCAGGCGCTGCTCGCAACCGAGGGGCAGGAGGCCGCGATCGCCACCTTGCGACGGGCCCAGCGCGCCTTCCTCGAACAGGCACCGGACTTCCTCGAACTGCACTGGATGTGGTTCGCCTCCCGCGCCGCCCAGGACCTGTGGGACCCGGCTGGACTTCGCGCCCTCGCCGACCGGCAGGTCGAGCTCGCCCGCACCGAAGGCGTCGTCACAGTCCTGCCGATCGCCCTGAGCCTGCTGCTGGTGCAGATGACCGACGGCGACCTGGACGGGGCCGAAGCCTCCTGCGACGAGATCGACGCCATCAAGGAAGCCACCGGCAATCCGCTCCCGCGGTACGGACGGCTCCTCCTCGCGTCGTACCGAGGACAGGTCGACGAAGCGGAACGCTGGGGGGAGCGCATCCGGGCCGACGGGCAGGCGCGCGGCGAGGGATACGCGCTGAGCGCGGCCAACTTCTCCCAGGCGGTCCTCTACAACGGCCTCGGCCGCTTCGCCGAGGCGGTCGCCTGCAGCCGCCGCGAACTGCCGTACACCCATGAACTGAACCTCGCGATGCGCACGTTGCTCGAACTGGTGGAAGCGGCCACACACACCGGTGAGTACGCGCTCGCCGAGTCGGCGCTCAGGCAGTTGGCCGGCGTCACACGGCCGGTGGGCACCACCTACGCGTTGGCCGTGCTGGCGATGGCGGAGGCGCAACTGCGTGAAGGTGAGGAGGCGGAGAACCTGTACCGGGACGCGATCAAGCGCTTCGAGCACGAGCGGATCCCGATCTGGGTGGGACGTTGCCGACTGTTGTACGGCGAGGCGCTCAACCGCCAGGGCCGGCCCGCCGACGCGCACGAGCAACTCCGCGCCGCGCACGAGGTGCTGACGGCCTGTGGCCTGAACGGCTTCGCCCAGCGCGCCGCGGACGAGCTGCGCGCGAGCGGTGAAACCCTGCGGGTGCGCCAACGAGGGTCGGCGGCGCAGCTCACCGGGCAGGAACTCAACGTGGCCCGCCTGGCGCGCGAAGAACTGACGAACCGGGAGATCGGCGCTCGCCTGTTCATCAGTGCTCACACTGTCGAGTACCACCTGCGCAAGGTCTTTGCGAAGCTCGGTATCAAGCGGCGGACCGAGCTGAAGCCCGCCCTCGCCGAACTCACCCTGACTTCGCCGAAGACCTGAACGCACAGGAGTCGCAAGGGCTCTGCCGGGCCGCCGTAAGAGACGGGACTCATTTACCTTCGGGCGAGGTGTGATGTCATGACCGGCGGCGGGCCCACCAGAAACCGAATGCGGTGACGGCGGCCGTTGCGGTGAGGAGCAGCGCAGCCATGACCCACTGCATGGGCCAGAAGTGCGACGCCGGGTGGTACTGCACCCACACCCCGACGACGTCGTGCGCCTTGAGACAAGCGGCGGAGGCATCGGTGAAGTCCCCGCAGGCGGTGGAAGTGAACTTGTCTCCCGAGGACGTGAGATAACCGGAGTCGACGTTCCATGAGGTGTAGTCCTTGTTGGGCATGTCCATGGGCCACGCGTGCGGTGTGTACAGGCCCAGGGGAGCGGACGAGCCGTAGAAGTCGGCGGTGACCTGTTGAGCGGTCGCCTCCTCGGCGGGCCACAACAGGGGACGCAGGAAGCCCAGGCCCGCCCACCCGGCGACCCCCACCGCGCAGGTGACGACCATGGCCGCCACCGTGCGGCGCGTGACCATACCGATTGCCGCGCCGGTGACCAGGGCGAGCAGGGACATGGCGACCGGGACCACACCGATGTCGTTGAACGGCGGCGACTGATACCAGTACATGCCCCGCAGCAGGGTCCCCGCGGGCGTCCACCACCAGCTGTAGAGCCCCGAGAGGACGCCGGTGCCGATGAGCGTGACGAGGGCGGGCACACCGAACTTGAAAGCTGTCCACCGGGTACGGCTGACGGACTGTGACAGTGAGAGCAGGTGGGTGCCGTCCTCCATCTCGCGGGACAGGAGCGGTGCGCCGAGGAAGACGCCGATGATCAGGGGGACGAAGGAGATCAGCAGGCCGGTGTAGTGGATGGTGTTGTAGAACCTGCTCCGGAAGGCGTTCACTTCCGCGCACCGGCGTTCGGGGGACCCGTAGACACAGCCGGCCAGGTCGTGGGCCTCGATGTAGGCGAGCATGTCGGCTCGCTGGACCGCGACGAAGACGGCGAACACGGTGAGGAGGACGGCGCCGATCCAGAATGCGGAACGGTGCTGGCGCCAGACCAGCCAAGCCGGCCCGGACAAGCGGGGGAGTCGGAGACGGACGGATACGGGCAGGAGGGCCTGGTTGTCACTCACGCGGCGTCCTCACCGGCGTCGATACGCGCGCTGGGAGTGATCAAGTGTGGAATGTCCGGAACACCGAGGTAGGCGATCAGTAGTTCTTCGAGATGCGGCCGGTGCTGGATCCACTTGCCTGCCACCGGCCCCTCCGGCCGGACCAAGGCGGTGACATGCCCTCCGGAGCGATCACACGAGACAACGGTGTGCGGGAGAAGTTCGGCTGACGGATTCTGCCCTTGACCATGGCCCGACAGCACGGTGTGAGCGGCGAGCAGGGCGTCGATCTCTCCGGCGAGCCGCACACGGCCGCCGGTGATGGTGACGAGGTAGTCGCACACGGTGTCCATCTCGGAGACCATGTGTGTCGACATCAGGACGGTGGTGCCGTGTTCGGCCACCTCGCTCATCAGAAGGGCGGTGATCTCGTGACGCACACGCGGGTCCAGGTCCGACATCGGTTCGTCCAGCAGCAGCAGCCGGGGACGTTTGCCGAGAGCGAGAGCGAGTGCCACGCGTGTGCGCTGCCCGCCGGAGAGATGTCCGACTTTCGCGCGCAGCGGTATGTCGCCCTGGCGCACGAGCTGCTCGGCGGTGCCCTGATCCCATCCGGGGTTCATTTCGCGGCCGACGCGCAGCATCTCCCCGACGGTGAAGCCCGGATAGAGAGGCTTGCTCTGTCCGACGAACGCCACGCGGTTGCGCCTGGCCGGTGACTTGTGGGAATCCCCGAACACACTGAGAGTGCCACAGGTCGGCTCCAGGACATCGGCCGCCAGTGACAGCAAGGTCGTCTTGCCCGCACCGTTGGGACCCACCAGGGCGCAGATACGCCCGGCAGGGAGGCGGAAGTCGCAGTCGCGCAGTGCCCAGGACCGGCCGAATCGCCGGCCCACCCCCCGAGCCTCCAGGGCCGGGGGGTCGGGTTCCTGCACGGCGTAGTGGGTGGCCTGACCGGCTGGGGAACCGTCGGGCAGGGAATGGTTCATTCTGTTTCCTCCATGCTGTTCTGCTGCATCGCGTTCGTGTCTGGCGGGATCGGCCGGGAGACCTCCCGGGGAAGTGCGTCGTACTCCTCAATGAGATCCGTGAACAGCGCGGTCACGTCGTCTCGATCGACTCCGGCCGCGCGGGCCTGCTGCAGCCACTGCAGCAGGCCCGCGCGCAGAGTTGAGTCGCCGACCGTCTCGGGTCGCGAGAGTGAGCGGACCACGAAGGTGCCGGCACCCCGTCGCGACTCGACCAGCCCTTCGTGCTCCAGCTCCCGGTATGCCTTGTGCACGGTGTTGGGGTTGATCGCTGTCATCCCGACCACCTGTCGAGCCGTTGGCAGGCGATCGCCCGGGGCAAGCAGGCCCAACCGCATTGCCTGCTTGGTCTGCTGGACGATCTGCATGTACGCGGTCATGCCGCTGCGTCGATCGATGCGGTATCGCACCGGTGAACCAGCTTTCTACTAGTCAACTAGTAGAAAGAGAGTGGTGGTTGATCCAATCGGATGTCAAGTCGCCACCGGCGCCCGCGCACAGCCACACGTCGTTTCCGCGGACGGTCACCACGGCGGGAGCGACTGCTGCCCACTGCACCCACCGTTGGTCGACCGGCCGGGTTATGGGGTCTGCTGACCTCGAAGGACACCATGAGCGCGGAGGAAGGTGAGTACTGCAGTGTTGAACTCCGCGGGCCGCTCGACGTGCGCGAGGTGTCCGGTGTCCTCCAGGATTGTCAACTCGGCTACGGGCACACGCTCGTGCTGGAGTGCGGCCCATCGCGGACCGCAGATGAGGACCCTGACGGCCCGCCAGTACGAGGGTGGGCGTGGCGATGCCGGACAATTGATCCCGAACGTCGAAGGGCCGCTCCTCCCCTCGGGTGGGAGCCGTGTACATCCGAAGCGACTCCCGAGCGGGCGCGAACTCCTTCTCTCGTCCCCAGTAGTTGAACAGATAGGCCGGCATTGTCGTCTGCAACACGGCGGTGGCGCCGGCGTCGGTCAGCAGGTCGAGACGAGTGGTGAGGGCGGCGACGTAACCCGCCACCTCCGGATGGTCGTCGACATGGTCCTTCACGAACCTTTCCATGAGAGTGACCGAGCAGGGTGACCTGTGGCACGTCCAGGTGCTCAATCACACTGTGCA contains:
- a CDS encoding IS630 family transposase translates to MSELVGDARQLSPSAQEALRLRAVAALVAGRTREDVASVFQVSLKAVDNWWAKWLAGGHEALVAQPRGRRVGEHQVLDAVEQQAVRQAVLDHRPCDLGLAGQLGTRAGVGDLIAKLYRVKPTEQGVGKHLRRWGLSFQRPDKRPVEQNLEAVRVWREETWPAIRAKAKTEGGEVLFADQVGIRSDQVTGRTWGAKGCTPIVRRTGNRFSVNAMSAISTKGRMHFMVFTETFDADVMCRFLDRLAGHFDHKVHLVVDGHSAHRSRKVRTWLADHPDRIELHFLPSYSPELNPDELVNADLKRSLPMHSRARDQAQLAAETRRFFHRRQRQPHIVRGYFGGPYVRYILE
- a CDS encoding antibiotic biosynthesis monooxygenase family protein, whose protein sequence is MSHSLDSETGVDGPVTVIKRYTVPADEADYFAEVYQENARIMSTQPGFLRSRLHRPLADAPETRFVHVAEWSSGTALDKATGNPEWHASLQRMFDDPGLHITSEPASYRVVVELRPS
- a CDS encoding AAA family ATPase; this encodes MPDIAPLRGRRDELAELEALVRRARVGHSRALVACGEAGVGKTALLDHVIASAEATVRTERIVASQSEMELAYAGPQALCGHMMDSAARLPAPQQEAIEAAFGLRSAAAPSPFLVGLALLGLLTEAAEDRGLLCVVDDAQWLDHASARALAFAARRLDAEGIALVPVMRQPDEVFAGLAHMVVEGLGHEDAREILRLAVPGGLDQRVRDQLIAEARGNPLALRELPRALNPAQIASGLTLSSTLPLENRIEQSLVVQLASLPAPARSLLLAAAEPTGDPGLLWRASAVLGLGPDAFDAAKDAEALVVGTRVGFRHPLVRSAVYRAASPADRRRVHDALADVTSAEHNPDRRAWHRASATLHPDDGVAADLERSAARARTRGGPAAAGAFLERAAELTPSPFHRGQRLIAAAEAKHDAGAPGAALRLLESARALPLTTLQEALVARLHARAGYALRRDRSGVQHLLAAAQGLEGLDPVLARDTYVEALAAATYGGRLGDAEQVAAVANAILAATPAAEESDRAGDLILRGQALLATEGQEAAIATLRRAQRAFLEQAPDFLELHWMWFASRAAQDLWDPAGLRALADRQVELARTEGVVTVLPIALSLLLVQMTDGDLDGAEASCDEIDAIKEATGNPLPRYGRLLLASYRGQVDEAERWGERIRADGQARGEGYALSAANFSQAVLYNGLGRFAEAVACSRRELPYTHELNLAMRTLLELVEAATHTGEYALAESALRQLAGVTRPVGTTYALAVLAMAEAQLREGEEAENLYRDAIKRFEHERIPIWVGRCRLLYGEALNRQGRPADAHEQLRAAHEVLTACGLNGFAQRAADELRASGETLRVRQRGSAAQLTGQELNVARLAREELTNREIGARLFISAHTVEYHLRKVFAKLGIKRRTELKPALAELTLTSPKT
- a CDS encoding ABC transporter permease subunit, which produces MSDNQALLPVSVRLRLPRLSGPAWLVWRQHRSAFWIGAVLLTVFAVFVAVQRADMLAYIEAHDLAGCVYGSPERRCAEVNAFRSRFYNTIHYTGLLISFVPLIIGVFLGAPLLSREMEDGTHLLSLSQSVSRTRWTAFKFGVPALVTLIGTGVLSGLYSWWWTPAGTLLRGMYWYQSPPFNDIGVVPVAMSLLALVTGAAIGMVTRRTVAAMVVTCAVGVAGWAGLGFLRPLLWPAEEATAQQVTADFYGSSAPLGLYTPHAWPMDMPNKDYTSWNVDSGYLTSSGDKFTSTACGDFTDASAACLKAHDVVGVWVQYHPASHFWPMQWVMAALLLTATAAVTAFGFWWARRRS
- a CDS encoding ABC transporter ATP-binding protein codes for the protein MNHSLPDGSPAGQATHYAVQEPDPPALEARGVGRRFGRSWALRDCDFRLPAGRICALVGPNGAGKTTLLSLAADVLEPTCGTLSVFGDSHKSPARRNRVAFVGQSKPLYPGFTVGEMLRVGREMNPGWDQGTAEQLVRQGDIPLRAKVGHLSGGQRTRVALALALGKRPRLLLLDEPMSDLDPRVRHEITALLMSEVAEHGTTVLMSTHMVSEMDTVCDYLVTITGGRVRLAGEIDALLAAHTVLSGHGQGQNPSAELLPHTVVSCDRSGGHVTALVRPEGPVAGKWIQHRPHLEELLIAYLGVPDIPHLITPSARIDAGEDAA
- a CDS encoding GntR family transcriptional regulator, whose amino-acid sequence is MTAYMQIVQQTKQAMRLGLLAPGDRLPTARQVVGMTAINPNTVHKAYRELEHEGLVESRRGAGTFVVRSLSRPETVGDSTLRAGLLQWLQQARAAGVDRDDVTALFTDLIEEYDALPREVSRPIPPDTNAMQQNSMEETE